The Epinephelus lanceolatus isolate andai-2023 chromosome 11, ASM4190304v1, whole genome shotgun sequence genome window below encodes:
- the yipf5 gene encoding protein YIPF5: MSGFDSFNTDFYQSSYSVDDQNQAAYGYSNTENPYNKQYAGQYDYSQPMAYSSPGMMPPQQPYTGQIFQPTQTYTPSPAQSMYSSSFDDEPPLLEELGINFDHIWQKTLTVLHPLKAADGSIMNETDLAGPMVFCLAFGATLLLSGKIQFGYVYGISAIGCLGMYCLLNLMSMTGVSFGCVASVLGYCLLPMILLSSFGVLLSLQGMIGIILTATIIGWCSFSASKIFISALAMDGQQLLVAYPCALLYGVFALISVF; the protein is encoded by the exons ATGTCAGGGTTTGACAGTTTTAACACAGACTTTTACCAGTCCAGCTACAGTGTAGATGACCAAAACCAGGCAGCCTATggctacagcaacactgaaAACCCCTACAACAA GCAATACGCTGGTCAGTATGACTACTCCCAGCCCATGGCTTACTCCTCCCCAGGGATGATGCCGCCCCAGCAGCCATACACAGGACAAATCTTCCAGCCCACACAGACCTACACCCCATCACCAGCACAATCCATGTATAGCAGCAGCTTCGATGACGAGCCACCACTGTTAGAAG AATTAGGGATCAACTTCGACCACATCTGGCAGAAGACTCTGACGGTGCTCCATCCATTGAAGGCAGCAGACGGCAGTATCATGAATGAGACAGACCTGGCTGGCCCCATGGTCTTCTGTTTGGCATTCGGAGCGACACTTCTCCTG TCAGGTAAGATCCAGTTTGGCTACGTGTATGGTATCAGTGCAATCGGCTGCCTCGGCATGTACTGCCTCCTCAACCTAATGAGTATGACGGGCGTCTCGTTCGGCTGTGTGGCCAGCGTGCTGGGATACTGTCTCCTCCCCATGATCCTCCTCTCCAGCTTTGGAGTCCTCCTCTCTTTACA GGGCATGATTGGAATTATACTAACGGCAACAATCATTGGCTGGTGCAGTTTCTCGGCCTCAAAGATCTTCATCTCGGCATTGGCCATGGATGGGCAGCAGCTGTTGGTTGCTTACCCGTGCGCTCTCTTGTATGGGGTCTTTGCACTCATTTCTGTATTCTAA